AGGCGGATCGCCCAGGAGATCAAGTACGCCAAGGAACACAACCAGCTGGGAGAGATACTCACTTGACGCAATACTCATTCATACTCGCTGATTCAGAGCTGGAGCTCGTGCCCAGGGAGATAGTCAACGAGCGTTGCATACTCAACAACGCGCACGCGCGCGGGAAGGCCCCCGAGAAGATACTCCTGGACGCGTCGCACCATCATCCGGCCTTCGGCAAGCTCCCGGACTCGCAGACGCGCGGCCGGCCGGACATCGTGCATTTCTTCCTTATGATGTGCATCGACTCCGATCTCTCAGCCGCGGGGAAGCTCAAAGCGTTCGTCCACACGAGGAACAACGATGTGATCGCGGTCAACCCGGAGACAAGACTCCCGCCTCATTATCCTAGGTTCGTTGGACTGATAGAGTCGCTCTACGAACAACGTGTCGTCCCGTCCAGGCAGAACGCATTGCTGGAGCTCAGGAACGACGTCCCGCTCGAGACGCTTGTGAGCGCTCTAAAGCCGGACGAAGTGGTAGTGATGGATCCAAGCGGCGAACAGGTGCCTCTGCCGGAGAAGTTCGCCTCCGTGAAGGGTGAGCGGGTCGTGGTCATCATCGGCGGATTCTCCAGGGGCAATTTCAGATCCGACCTGAACAAATTCAAACACTCGAAGGTGTCGCTGGGGCCAAGGCTTCAGAAGGTCTGGACGGTGACCTCGAAGGTCCTCTGCGGAATCGATTACTCGGCAAGGGTCGGCGAGATCAAGGAGAAAAAACCTTCAAAATCTCGTCGCGCTCCGAAGAAGAAAGAGGCGTAATCTTCCCGCCGGAGACAGTCCTCGATTTTCCCTTGCCTGCGATGACCTTGCCCACGACTGCAGCGTCAATCCCTAGCTTGTGAACCTCAGTGACATACTTCTCTGCATCAGACGGTTTGAACGTGGCCAGAAGAGCCCCGGACCCGAGCAATCCGAGTGGGTCCAAGCTGTACCTCCTGCAGATCATCTCGGTCTCCTTTCTTACGATGACCTCGTCCTTCCAGAGCTCGACCGATTTGCCGGACGCCTCTGCGAGTTCCTGAAGGCCCATCGCAACACCCCCCTCGGTCGGGTCGTGCATGGCGGTCACCCTACATCTGAGCGCGGCCATCGCCTCTAGAACGACCGAAAGGCCGGGCTTGAAAAGATAGTTCGCGGCCCTGTCGACGAATTTCTTGTCGAACACCTTCAGGAGTTCGCTTCTTTTCTCTCGGGCGATCGCCGCGGTTCCTTCGATGGCTGCGCACTTGGTCAGCACGATGGCGTCGTCGACCTCCGCTCCGCTCGTGGAAACGAGCCTGTTCCCTTTGACTACCCCGTGCATGTCGCCAACAACTATGGGATGATCGATCCCAGGCGTGACCTCAGTGTGTCCTCCTGTGACTGCGATGCCCAATTCCGAAGCGGCCGTGGATATCTGCTTG
The DNA window shown above is from Candidatus Thermoplasmatota archaeon and carries:
- a CDS encoding 16S rRNA methyltransferase translates to MTQYSFILADSELELVPREIVNERCILNNAHARGKAPEKILLDASHHHPAFGKLPDSQTRGRPDIVHFFLMMCIDSDLSAAGKLKAFVHTRNNDVIAVNPETRLPPHYPRFVGLIESLYEQRVVPSRQNALLELRNDVPLETLVSALKPDEVVVMDPSGEQVPLPEKFASVKGERVVVIIGGFSRGNFRSDLNKFKHSKVSLGPRLQKVWTVTSKVLCGIDYSARVGEIKEKKPSKSRRAPKKKEA
- a CDS encoding AIR synthase family protein; amino-acid sequence: MALRTGKLPPELLRKMLKHSGAMDKRVILGPSIGEDAAVVRLGKQMLVLKTDPVTYASDMIGWYAVNVNANDVVTRGARPAWFQAVILLPVGSDEKLVEDIFKQISTAASELGIAVTGGHTEVTPGIDHPIVVGDMHGVVKGNRLVSTSGAEVDDAIVLTKCAAIEGTAAIAREKRSELLKVFDKKFVDRAANYLFKPGLSVVLEAMAALRCRVTAMHDPTEGGVAMGLQELAEASGKSVELWKDEVIVRKETEMICRRYSLDPLGLLGSGALLATFKPSDAEKYVTEVHKLGIDAAVVGKVIAGKGKSRTVSGGKITPLSSSERDEILKVFSP